A window of Ignavibacterium sp. contains these coding sequences:
- a CDS encoding HAD family hydrolase has translation MVIDKKLAEKNLHLKSKAEKIKLIITDVDGVLTDTGIYYSPTGEALKRYSIRDGMGVERLRKYADIETIIITGENSGTVKSRAEKLKITQVYLGVKDKEALLEEIKKKNQLSSENIAYIGDDSNDYDIMKLVGFTAAPADGMSFIKEISDYVCEAKGGYGAFREFAELIISLKQ, from the coding sequence ATGGTAATTGATAAAAAACTGGCAGAAAAAAATCTTCATCTAAAATCCAAAGCTGAAAAAATAAAATTGATTATAACTGATGTAGATGGAGTTTTAACAGACACGGGAATTTATTACTCCCCCACTGGTGAAGCACTGAAGAGATATTCAATCCGTGATGGAATGGGCGTTGAAAGATTAAGAAAATATGCCGACATTGAAACCATAATTATTACTGGCGAAAATTCAGGCACTGTAAAATCAAGAGCTGAAAAACTGAAAATCACTCAGGTTTATCTTGGAGTTAAGGATAAAGAAGCTCTGCTCGAAGAAATTAAGAAGAAGAATCAACTTAGTTCTGAGAACATAGCTTATATTGGTGATGATTCTAATGACTATGACATAATGAAACTTGTTGGATTCACTGCAGCACCTGCAGATGGTATGAGTTTTATTAAAGAGATAAGCGATTATGTATGCGAAGCAAAAGGCGGCTATGGTGCGTTCAGAGAATTTGCTGAATTAATTATTTCCCTAAAACAATAA
- a CDS encoding SDR family oxidoreductase: MNDVKKLFDLTGKVAIVTGALGLIGKHHCFALSEAGANVVVTDLNENACKEFAKTLPTKSIGVGVNIIDRASIENLRDKTLNEFGHIDILVNNAAINDMFENPQAAAELSMFENYPLEMWQKSLDVNVTGTFLCSQIIGTVMANQNKGSIINIASTYGMVGPDQSIYKRPDGSQSFYKSPAYPATKGAIINFTRFLAAYWGNRGVRVNTLSPGGVENNQDEYFIKNYSAKTMLGRMAAPTDYKGAIVFLASDASSYMTGANLVIDGGWTAW; encoded by the coding sequence ATGAATGATGTGAAAAAATTATTTGACTTAACAGGAAAGGTTGCGATTGTAACAGGAGCGCTTGGCTTAATCGGAAAACATCATTGCTTTGCTTTGTCTGAAGCTGGTGCTAATGTAGTTGTAACAGATCTAAATGAAAATGCTTGTAAAGAATTTGCCAAGACTCTTCCGACTAAATCGATCGGAGTTGGTGTGAATATAATTGACAGAGCATCAATTGAAAATCTAAGAGATAAAACTTTAAACGAGTTTGGACATATTGATATTCTTGTAAACAATGCCGCAATCAATGATATGTTTGAAAATCCTCAAGCTGCCGCAGAGCTTTCCATGTTTGAAAATTATCCGCTTGAAATGTGGCAAAAGTCTCTCGATGTAAATGTGACAGGAACCTTTCTTTGCTCTCAGATTATCGGAACTGTTATGGCTAATCAAAATAAAGGAAGTATAATCAATATTGCTTCAACTTATGGAATGGTTGGTCCCGATCAATCAATTTATAAAAGACCGGATGGTAGTCAATCGTTTTATAAATCGCCTGCATATCCGGCAACAAAAGGAGCAATTATTAATTTCACAAGATTTCTTGCCGCTTACTGGGGCAATAGAGGGGTTAGAGTGAACACTCTATCTCCGGGTGGAGTAGAAAACAATCAGGATGAATATTTCATAAAAAATTATTCAGCAAAAACAATGCTTGGAAGAATGGCTGCACCAACAGATTATAAAGGTGCAATTGTTTTCCTCGCAAGTGATGCTTCATCTTATATGACAGGAGCTAATTTAGTAATTGACGGAGGTTGGACAGCATGGTAA
- a CDS encoding aminotransferase class III-fold pyridoxal phosphate-dependent enzyme, translating into MPNKVEFNKDYPVITKSDEYYKIALELIPAQTQTLAKGPGQNIKGVAPKYLKRGKGSHVWDVDGNEYIDYTMAVGPLSLGYAYDKVDDAIREQLKDGITFSLMHPLEVEVAQLINKVVPNAESIRYSKVGADVTSAAVRLARAYTGRNKVLCCGYHGWHDWYIAVTDRNKGIPQSIQDLSYTFNYNDIQSVIDSIDEDTACVILEPFVFDEPKDNFLHKLRDICTENGTVLIFDEMWTGFRVAVGGAQEYFGVKADLACFSKAVANGMPISILTGKKEIMQLLEKDVFFFTTFGGEALSLAAVKATVTEIIEKNVPAYLAKQGRKLKDGYNAIANKLGMDYTKCSGFDCRTIITFDAEKSGCNPLEMKSLVQQEMIKRGILWGGFHNMSFSHTDEDIEYTLKAYEDVLPILKKAVEEKNVKAYLRGESVEPVFRRVGNFNMKPKVKK; encoded by the coding sequence ATGCCAAACAAAGTTGAATTTAACAAAGACTATCCTGTCATAACAAAGTCGGATGAGTATTACAAGATAGCACTTGAATTAATACCTGCTCAAACACAAACACTTGCAAAAGGTCCCGGACAAAACATTAAAGGCGTTGCACCAAAATATCTTAAGCGAGGTAAAGGTTCGCATGTTTGGGATGTTGATGGAAATGAATACATTGATTACACAATGGCTGTTGGTCCTTTATCACTTGGTTATGCTTATGATAAAGTTGATGATGCAATTCGTGAACAACTTAAAGATGGAATTACTTTTTCTTTGATGCATCCACTGGAAGTTGAAGTAGCTCAACTTATTAACAAAGTTGTACCAAATGCAGAAAGTATAAGATACAGTAAAGTTGGTGCGGATGTTACTTCTGCAGCAGTAAGGCTTGCAAGAGCTTACACAGGAAGAAATAAAGTTCTATGCTGTGGCTATCACGGCTGGCACGATTGGTATATCGCAGTAACAGACAGAAACAAAGGAATTCCACAATCAATTCAGGATTTAAGTTATACTTTTAATTACAACGATATTCAATCGGTAATTGATTCAATAGATGAAGATACTGCATGCGTTATACTTGAGCCATTCGTTTTTGACGAACCAAAAGATAATTTCCTTCACAAACTTCGTGATATTTGCACTGAAAATGGAACTGTTCTGATTTTTGATGAAATGTGGACTGGTTTCAGAGTAGCTGTTGGTGGTGCTCAGGAATATTTTGGTGTTAAAGCAGACCTTGCTTGTTTCTCAAAAGCTGTTGCGAATGGAATGCCGATATCCATCTTGACAGGCAAAAAAGAAATTATGCAATTACTTGAGAAAGATGTTTTCTTCTTTACAACATTTGGCGGTGAGGCACTTTCGCTTGCTGCAGTTAAAGCAACAGTTACAGAAATCATTGAAAAAAATGTTCCTGCATATCTTGCAAAGCAAGGAAGAAAACTTAAAGATGGTTATAATGCTATTGCTAATAAACTCGGAATGGATTACACAAAATGTTCCGGATTTGATTGCAGAACAATAATTACATTTGATGCTGAAAAATCCGGATGCAATCCACTTGAAATGAAATCATTAGTTCAGCAGGAAATGATAAAGCGCGGAATACTTTGGGGAGGATTTCATAATATGTCTTTCTCTCATACCGATGAAGATATCGAATACACATTAAAAGCTTATGAAGATGTTTTGCCAATTCTTAAAAAAGCAGTCGAAGAGAAAAATGTTAAAGCATATCTGAGAGGCGAATCTGTTGAGCCAGTTTTCAGAAGAGTTGGTAACTTTAATATGAAACCAAAAGTAAAGAAATAA
- a CDS encoding glycosyltransferase family protein, with the protein MNIVTVIQARTGSTRLPNKVLMPFAGKTLLERMIERVRWSELAGKIIVATTEEKSDDVIQEICEKNNFLIYRGSTEDLLDRHYQAAKLLNADAVVKIPSDCPLIDFRIIDKVIDYFIKNSEKFDFVSNLHPATYPDGNDVEIMHFSVLEDAWENATRKLEREHTTPYIWENPDKFRIGNVEWETGLNYSMSHRFTIDYPEDYEFIRRVYDELYNKNPKFSLEEILNLLEEKPEIKKINEKYNGVNWYRNHLNELKTITADQTKII; encoded by the coding sequence ATGAATATTGTAACCGTCATACAAGCAAGAACAGGTTCCACAAGATTACCGAATAAAGTTCTTATGCCTTTTGCAGGCAAAACTCTACTTGAAAGAATGATTGAGAGAGTTCGGTGGTCTGAATTAGCTGGTAAAATTATTGTCGCAACTACTGAAGAAAAATCTGATGATGTAATTCAGGAAATTTGTGAAAAGAATAATTTTCTCATCTACAGAGGAAGTACAGAAGACTTACTTGACAGACATTATCAGGCAGCAAAACTTTTGAATGCAGATGCGGTTGTCAAAATTCCCTCGGACTGTCCGCTTATTGACTTTAGGATTATTGATAAAGTAATAGATTACTTTATAAAAAATTCAGAGAAATTTGATTTTGTTTCTAATCTTCATCCTGCAACTTATCCTGATGGTAACGATGTAGAAATAATGCACTTCTCTGTTCTTGAAGATGCTTGGGAAAATGCAACTAGAAAATTAGAGCGTGAACATACAACGCCATACATTTGGGAAAATCCTGATAAATTCAGAATCGGAAATGTTGAATGGGAAACAGGTTTGAATTATTCGATGAGCCATCGTTTTACGATTGATTATCCTGAAGACTATGAATTTATTAGAAGAGTTTATGATGAACTTTACAATAAAAATCCCAAATTCAGTTTAGAAGAAATTCTGAATTTGCTCGAAGAGAAACCAGAAATAAAAAAAATAAACGAAAAGTATAATGGAGTTAACTGGTATCGTAATCATCTTAATGAATTAAAAACTATAACAGCTGATCAAACAAAAATTATCTGA
- a CDS encoding LD-carboxypeptidase, with amino-acid sequence MQVIKPARLKKGDIIGLISPASSPDELLRIEESTKYLEKLGYKIKLGKHVGKFNGYLAGTDDERLEDFHSMFSDKTVKAIMCLRGGYGAFRLLDKINYKLIQKNPKIFVGYSEITALQNAIFNKTGLITFAGPMPAVDFVNSVSPYTEEWFWKVVTSNKKIGKIKYPDNSKMPFINKGLSNGRILGGNLAVFSALLGTEYFPDMKDKILLLEDIDEKPYKIDRMLNQLRLAKVFKGLKGVILGRFVECYEQDPNKKTLSLGEVIEHYFKTLKLPTIYTFPHGHIKDFVTIPLGIKVGLNATKGTVDFLENAVS; translated from the coding sequence ATGCAAGTAATCAAACCAGCCCGCCTCAAAAAAGGAGATATAATTGGACTCATTTCACCAGCTTCCTCACCAGATGAATTGTTAAGAATTGAAGAATCAACAAAATATCTTGAAAAGTTGGGCTACAAAATTAAGCTTGGTAAGCATGTTGGAAAGTTTAATGGTTATCTTGCCGGGACAGATGATGAAAGGTTAGAAGATTTTCATTCAATGTTTAGTGATAAAACTGTTAAAGCAATAATGTGTTTAAGAGGTGGATATGGCGCATTCAGATTACTTGATAAAATCAATTACAAGCTAATTCAGAAGAATCCAAAGATATTTGTTGGTTATAGTGAAATAACAGCATTACAGAATGCAATATTTAATAAGACTGGTTTGATAACTTTTGCCGGTCCAATGCCTGCGGTCGATTTTGTTAATAGTGTTAGTCCGTATACAGAAGAGTGGTTTTGGAAAGTTGTAACTTCGAACAAAAAAATTGGAAAGATAAAATATCCGGATAATTCTAAGATGCCTTTTATTAATAAAGGTTTGTCTAATGGAAGGATTTTAGGTGGTAATCTTGCCGTCTTTAGTGCATTATTGGGAACGGAGTATTTTCCTGATATGAAAGATAAAATTTTGTTGCTCGAAGACATTGATGAGAAGCCATATAAAATTGACAGAATGTTAAATCAGTTAAGACTTGCAAAAGTCTTTAAAGGATTAAAGGGAGTTATCTTAGGTAGGTTTGTTGAATGCTACGAGCAAGATCCAAACAAGAAAACTTTAAGTCTCGGAGAAGTTATAGAACATTATTTCAAGACATTAAAGTTGCCAACAATTTATACTTTTCCTCACGGACATATAAAAGACTTTGTAACGATTCCTTTAGGGATAAAGGTAGGTTTAAATGCAACAAAAGGCACTGTTGATTTTTTAGAAAATGCTGTTAGCTAA
- the ispE gene encoding 4-(cytidine 5'-diphospho)-2-C-methyl-D-erythritol kinase has product MEELNIKSFSKINIGLNIISKRDDGFHNLQTIFFPLSLHDSITIRKSENFSFSSSDKSLSEDKNNLIIRAHDLIEQTSGKKINCHIHLQKNIPIGAGLGGGSSNAASILKGLNELFSLKIDNSKIKELALQLGSDVPLFLEKLPAYAESRGEVLLPVKISFNGYLLIVNPGIHISTKWAFSKIIPKLPEVSLKELIKNDEINFDDLAKYASNDFEQVIFEEYPQIKEIKMRMLNFDSKLSMMTGTGSTVFGFFNDEQSAYQAEQFFKCKNYFTYLQRVS; this is encoded by the coding sequence ATGGAAGAATTAAACATTAAATCATTTTCAAAAATAAATATCGGATTAAATATTATTTCAAAACGTGATGACGGATTTCATAACCTTCAAACAATCTTTTTCCCTCTTTCACTTCACGATAGCATAACAATTAGAAAATCGGAAAACTTCTCATTCTCATCGAGTGATAAATCATTATCTGAAGATAAAAATAATTTAATCATTCGTGCCCACGATTTGATTGAACAAACGAGTGGAAAAAAAATTAATTGTCATATTCATTTACAAAAAAATATTCCGATTGGTGCAGGATTAGGAGGCGGAAGTTCAAACGCTGCAAGTATTTTGAAAGGACTGAACGAATTATTTTCCCTGAAGATTGATAATTCTAAAATAAAAGAACTTGCGTTGCAATTAGGTTCTGATGTTCCTCTTTTTCTAGAGAAGCTTCCAGCTTATGCAGAATCAAGAGGCGAAGTGTTGCTACCGGTTAAAATTTCTTTTAATGGATACCTATTAATTGTAAATCCAGGAATTCATATTTCAACTAAGTGGGCTTTTAGCAAAATTATTCCAAAGCTGCCAGAAGTTAGTCTTAAAGAATTGATAAAAAATGATGAAATTAATTTTGATGATCTTGCAAAATATGCCTCTAATGATTTTGAACAAGTGATTTTTGAAGAATATCCTCAAATCAAAGAAATCAAAATGAGAATGTTAAATTTTGATTCGAAACTTTCAATGATGACAGGAACTGGTTCGACGGTCTTTGGATTTTTTAATGATGAACAGTCAGCTTATCAAGCTGAACAATTTTTTAAATGCAAAAATTATTTTACTTATTTACAAAGAGTTAGCTAA
- a CDS encoding homocysteine S-methyltransferase family protein, producing the protein MKRPLVLDGAMGSLLEKMGLTETDFAWSAKANVKYPDKVLKIHKSYIEAGADIITTNTFRTNPYSLGQVGIKNFERYVKKAISIACEAKENLPVLIAGSNAPAEDCYQVKRTISKKQLELNHCYHIDSLIEYGCHFILNETLGHFDEIKIISKHCEKYDIPFVMSLYFDENLCLLSGEKLSDVINFLNDTNVLSIGFNCISDKILIKLINQLSLPPNWGFYLNCFSTSEKQTEVCSISVAEYLVTVQEVIHFNPSFIGACCGSNPEFIKAIKGFLDGRIKH; encoded by the coding sequence ATGAAAAGACCATTAGTACTCGATGGTGCAATGGGTAGTCTTCTTGAAAAAATGGGTTTGACTGAAACTGATTTTGCCTGGAGTGCAAAAGCGAATGTCAAATATCCTGACAAAGTTTTAAAGATTCACAAAAGCTATATTGAGGCTGGTGCCGATATTATTACCACCAACACTTTCCGCACAAATCCTTACTCTCTTGGTCAGGTTGGAATAAAAAATTTTGAACGCTATGTGAAAAAAGCAATTTCGATTGCCTGTGAAGCTAAAGAAAATCTTCCTGTTTTAATTGCCGGATCAAATGCTCCTGCAGAGGATTGTTATCAGGTTAAACGTACAATTTCAAAAAAACAGTTGGAATTAAATCACTGCTACCATATTGATAGTTTGATTGAATACGGTTGTCACTTTATCCTGAATGAAACTCTAGGTCATTTCGATGAGATAAAAATAATCTCAAAGCATTGTGAAAAATATGATATTCCATTTGTTATGAGTTTGTATTTTGATGAGAATCTATGTTTGTTAAGTGGCGAAAAACTAAGCGATGTAATCAATTTTTTGAATGACACTAATGTTTTATCAATTGGATTTAATTGTATCTCAGACAAAATTCTTATAAAACTAATTAACCAATTATCATTACCTCCTAATTGGGGATTTTATCTTAATTGCTTTAGCACGAGTGAAAAACAAACTGAAGTTTGTTCAATCTCTGTAGCTGAATATTTAGTAACTGTTCAAGAGGTAATACATTTTAATCCTTCATTCATTGGCGCTTGCTGTGGCTCAAATCCTGAATTTATAAAAGCAATTAAAGGATTTCTTGATGGAAGAATTAAACATTAA
- a CDS encoding glycosyltransferase family 9 protein — MQKEIPSCKRFTGYKPCYPDHNCWIDGCKDNIPIGKKILIINLDAMGDVLMTTAQLPALKRKFPESTIYWITLKVAAPLLYYNQFIDFVLEYNFESLSILQLIEFDYVMNVDKSQRSCALLNSLNAKNKLGFGLNKDGKIIPVNDSAYYNYLLGMDDHLKFKVNQRTGQDYLAETFELDYKRDEYVFNFTDDEKKFIDDYKRTLGISESDKIVGFNTGCSELYPNKKMTIEQHIYLIERLLSTGNYKIMLLGGPEDTERNKIISEHFKGEIINTPTNEGVRRGACYESIPQIVVTGDSFGMHLAIALKKYVIAWFGVSCWTEIDLYDRGIKLYQKDLFCSPCWKKVCPYDLECIKMIDLDRIIKEIENYFNSISRK; from the coding sequence ATGCAAAAAGAAATTCCGAGTTGTAAAAGGTTTACAGGTTATAAACCTTGTTATCCCGACCACAATTGTTGGATTGATGGTTGTAAAGACAATATTCCTATTGGAAAAAAAATTTTAATTATTAACCTTGATGCGATGGGAGATGTGCTAATGACTACAGCACAACTTCCGGCACTAAAAAGAAAATTTCCTGAATCAACAATCTATTGGATAACATTAAAAGTTGCCGCTCCTCTTCTCTACTACAATCAGTTTATTGACTTTGTTCTTGAATATAATTTTGAATCGCTTTCCATTTTACAACTAATAGAGTTTGATTATGTAATGAATGTTGATAAGTCTCAGCGTTCTTGTGCTTTATTGAATTCATTGAATGCAAAAAATAAGTTAGGATTTGGCTTAAATAAGGATGGGAAAATTATACCTGTCAATGATTCTGCTTATTATAATTATTTACTTGGAATGGATGATCATCTGAAATTTAAAGTTAATCAACGAACCGGACAGGATTATCTTGCAGAAACATTTGAGCTTGATTACAAGCGTGATGAATATGTATTTAACTTCACTGATGATGAAAAAAAATTTATTGATGATTACAAAAGAACCCTTGGTATCTCAGAATCAGATAAAATTGTTGGGTTCAATACAGGTTGCTCCGAGCTTTATCCTAATAAAAAAATGACCATTGAACAGCACATATATTTAATCGAAAGACTTCTTTCAACTGGTAACTATAAAATAATGCTTTTGGGTGGACCAGAAGATACAGAAAGGAATAAAATTATATCAGAGCATTTCAAAGGGGAAATTATAAATACTCCGACTAATGAAGGAGTCAGAAGAGGTGCATGTTATGAATCTATTCCTCAGATTGTTGTAACCGGCGATTCTTTCGGCATGCATTTGGCTATTGCACTAAAAAAATATGTAATTGCGTGGTTTGGAGTTAGTTGTTGGACGGAAATAGATTTGTACGATAGAGGCATCAAACTATATCAAAAGGATTTATTCTGTTCGCCTTGTTGGAAAAAAGTTTGTCCCTACGACCTTGAGTGTATAAAAATGATTGACCTGGATAGAATCATTAAAGAAATAGAAAATTATTTTAATAGCATTTCAAGAAAATGA
- a CDS encoding glycosyltransferase family 9 protein: protein MKKIEQFFKKLLLLGLLLFSKQRTHNKDLPTINKDSKIIFIRLNRIGDALVSTPLIDLVKKKIGSKIYVLADRKNYFVFSNNPNIDEMIVFQKGIKAFNYVKKFIKKNDINVLVDLHDDVSTTVSIVTAIVDCNYKLGLKKSNYQIYTHTVNRIDSSKNHVIDRILELSKLFGFNYSKDEIKIGYYPREENILFAKEFIKNNFPEKRFLVGINISAGSDARFWGVDSFKKLLSELGNYPVDVLLFTDSKDFDKAKLIAENNLIYPVTKDFDKFAAGILELDMLFSPDTSAIHIASIKRIPVFGLYVKYKTNDMIWSPYNTDFNCIITEESNLVNVSFEEVNKKFIPFLEKHLNAKRNSEL from the coding sequence ATGAAAAAAATTGAACAATTCTTCAAAAAATTACTATTACTTGGACTACTGTTATTCAGTAAGCAAAGAACTCACAATAAAGACTTACCAACCATAAATAAAGATTCAAAAATAATCTTTATAAGATTAAACAGAATTGGTGATGCATTAGTCAGCACTCCACTTATTGATTTGGTAAAGAAAAAAATTGGTAGCAAAATTTATGTACTTGCGGATAGAAAAAATTATTTCGTTTTTAGTAATAACCCCAATATCGATGAAATGATTGTATTTCAAAAAGGGATAAAAGCTTTTAATTATGTAAAGAAATTCATTAAAAAAAATGACATTAATGTACTGGTAGATCTTCATGATGATGTCTCAACCACAGTGAGTATTGTTACAGCAATTGTGGATTGTAATTACAAATTAGGATTGAAAAAATCAAATTATCAGATTTATACACACACTGTTAATAGGATAGATTCTTCGAAGAATCATGTAATCGATAGAATTTTAGAACTCAGCAAATTATTTGGTTTTAATTATTCAAAAGATGAAATAAAAATCGGTTACTATCCAAGGGAAGAAAATATTTTATTTGCTAAAGAGTTCATCAAAAATAATTTTCCTGAAAAAAGATTTTTAGTTGGTATAAACATTTCTGCCGGAAGCGATGCGAGATTCTGGGGAGTTGATTCATTTAAAAAACTTTTATCTGAATTGGGTAATTACCCTGTAGATGTATTGTTATTTACAGATTCAAAGGATTTCGACAAAGCAAAATTAATCGCGGAAAACAATTTAATTTATCCTGTCACAAAAGATTTTGATAAATTTGCAGCAGGAATTTTAGAACTCGATATGCTGTTTAGTCCTGATACATCAGCAATTCATATTGCGTCAATAAAAAGAATTCCGGTATTTGGTCTTTATGTAAAATACAAAACAAATGATATGATTTGGAGTCCTTACAATACTGATTTTAATTGTATCATTACAGAAGAATCAAATTTAGTTAATGTTTCCTTTGAAGAAGTAAATAAAAAATTTATTCCATTTTTAGAGAAGCACCTTAATGCAAAAAGAAATTCCGAGTTGTAA
- a CDS encoding glycosyltransferase family 9 protein, which produces MIKEIKKSEIKKILCIKPRGIGDIILSTIILDNLHSFFPSAEIDYLTEEFAKDSVSTHPHVSRVLSYKKEDSLLTIVKKVRKQKYDIVFDLWSNPRTAQITFLSGARYRVGYSYRGRKYAYNIKANVGRGDYHSAEHNLELLKVLDIPIISKKIFYPIDNESKEFANQYISKIVSSKYLIGIIPSGGWDSKKCTTQKWNEILTALKSQCDCKFLILWGPEDYQDAKSITTKNEQFTYLAPETNLKQLAALTSKCNLIIANDSGPMHLAAAIGIPTLGLFGPTDPKKHGPYSKKSDYVIKSDLHCIICNKLICPYNKECFNEMDVSEVVNKSLKLLKMNDEKN; this is translated from the coding sequence ATGATCAAAGAAATAAAAAAATCTGAAATTAAAAAGATACTATGCATCAAACCACGAGGCATTGGTGATATAATCCTGTCAACAATAATACTTGATAATCTTCATTCATTTTTCCCATCAGCAGAAATAGACTATTTAACTGAAGAGTTTGCAAAAGATTCAGTAAGCACTCACCCACATGTTTCAAGAGTTCTAAGTTATAAAAAAGAAGATTCTCTCCTGACAATTGTTAAAAAAGTCAGGAAACAAAAGTATGATATAGTCTTTGATCTATGGTCAAATCCCAGGACTGCACAGATAACTTTTCTCTCCGGAGCAAGGTACAGAGTTGGCTACTCATATAGAGGAAGGAAATATGCTTACAATATTAAAGCAAATGTGGGGCGAGGTGATTATCATTCAGCCGAACATAATCTCGAATTGCTAAAAGTCTTGGACATTCCAATTATCAGTAAGAAGATTTTTTATCCTATAGATAATGAATCCAAAGAATTTGCTAATCAATATATTTCTAAAATAGTTAGCTCAAAATATCTAATAGGTATTATTCCTTCCGGAGGCTGGGATTCTAAAAAATGTACAACACAAAAGTGGAATGAAATTTTGACAGCATTAAAATCACAATGTGATTGCAAATTTTTAATTCTTTGGGGACCAGAAGATTATCAGGATGCTAAATCAATAACCACGAAAAATGAACAATTTACATATCTTGCTCCCGAAACAAATTTAAAGCAGTTAGCAGCTTTGACAAGTAAATGTAACTTGATAATCGCTAATGATTCCGGACCTATGCATTTAGCAGCAGCGATAGGAATTCCGACATTAGGATTATTTGGACCTACTGATCCAAAAAAACACGGACCTTATTCCAAGAAATCTGATTATGTAATTAAATCCGATCTTCATTGTATTATTTGCAATAAACTTATCTGCCCATATAATAAAGAATGCTTTAATGAAATGGATGTAAGTGAAGTTGTTAACAAATCACTTAAGCTTTTGAAAATGAATGATGAAAAAAATTGA